One segment of Acidimicrobiales bacterium DNA contains the following:
- a CDS encoding NADH-ubiquinone oxidoreductase-F iron-sulfur binding region domain-containing protein: MTTTGTTYPWAVGFVAGDRPQVVTERFGYEDSFTLARYEATSGYEGLKAAVAKAPNEVHDDVRGATVLGRGGAGFPAGIKWGLMPDGVTPRYLVVNGDESEPGTYKDRLLMERDPHQLIEGSLICAYAMGLSQVFLYIRGEMPLAQERVATALNEAYAAGYVGTNILGTDFSVDVVLHWGAGAYVVGEETALIESLEGGRGEPRLKPPYFPAAIGLYGKPTIVNNVETLSNLPWLMRNGIEAYTAIGSETSPGTRMLAVSGHVARPGVFEIVNGTTTFRDVIFGDDFAGGIRDGNDLKAFVPGGGSAPWFTEDQLDLPFEAKPVGAAGSMLGSGAIMVMDDTTDVPAAALTLCRFYAHESCGQCTPCREGATWLENILRRIVDGHGTRRDLQMLVEAGSTIAPGAFPHASSERLGLDANPFPYKMTTICPIGPSAYVPVNSALTLFPEEFEARVAANGDGPRPIPVTVASNPAGGGS; the protein is encoded by the coding sequence ATGACCACCACCGGCACCACCTATCCGTGGGCGGTCGGCTTCGTGGCCGGCGACCGTCCCCAGGTCGTCACCGAGCGCTTCGGTTACGAGGACTCGTTCACCCTGGCCCGCTACGAGGCCACCAGCGGCTACGAGGGCCTCAAGGCCGCGGTGGCCAAGGCGCCCAACGAGGTCCACGACGACGTCCGCGGTGCCACCGTGCTCGGCCGTGGCGGCGCCGGGTTCCCCGCCGGCATCAAGTGGGGCCTCATGCCCGACGGGGTCACGCCCCGGTACCTCGTCGTCAACGGCGACGAGTCCGAGCCGGGCACCTACAAGGACCGCCTCCTCATGGAGCGCGACCCGCACCAGCTCATCGAGGGCAGCCTCATCTGCGCCTACGCCATGGGCCTGTCCCAGGTGTTCCTCTACATCCGGGGCGAGATGCCCCTCGCCCAGGAGCGGGTCGCCACCGCGCTCAACGAGGCCTACGCCGCCGGCTACGTCGGCACCAACATCCTCGGCACCGACTTCTCGGTCGACGTCGTCCTGCACTGGGGAGCCGGTGCCTACGTCGTCGGCGAGGAGACCGCCCTCATCGAGAGCCTCGAGGGAGGCCGCGGCGAACCCCGCCTCAAGCCGCCGTACTTCCCGGCCGCCATCGGCCTCTACGGCAAGCCCACCATCGTCAACAACGTCGAGACGCTGTCGAACCTGCCGTGGTTGATGCGCAACGGGATCGAGGCCTACACCGCCATCGGCTCCGAGACCTCGCCCGGCACCCGCATGCTCGCCGTCTCCGGCCACGTCGCCCGGCCCGGGGTGTTCGAGATCGTCAACGGCACCACCACCTTCCGCGACGTCATCTTCGGCGACGACTTCGCGGGCGGCATCCGCGACGGGAACGACCTGAAGGCCTTCGTCCCCGGCGGTGGATCCGCCCCGTGGTTCACCGAGGACCAGCTCGACCTCCCCTTCGAAGCCAAGCCCGTCGGCGCCGCCGGGTCGATGCTGGGCTCGGGGGCGATCATGGTCATGGACGACACGACCGACGTCCCCGCCGCCGCGCTCACCCTCTGCCGCTTCTACGCCCACGAGTCCTGCGGCCAGTGCACCCCCTGTCGCGAGGGCGCGACCTGGCTCGAGAACATCCTCCGCCGCATCGTCGACGGTCACGGCACCCGTCGCGACCTGCAGATGCTGGTCGAGGCGGGATCGACGATCGCCCCCGGCGCCTTCCCCCACGCCTCGTCCGAGCGCCTCGGGCTCGACGCCAACCCCTTCCCCTACAAGATGACCACGATCTGTCCCATCGGCCCCTCCGCCTACGTGCCGGTGAACTCCGCGCTCACCCTGTTCCCCGAGGAGTTCGAGGCCAGGGTGGCCGCCAACGGCGACGGTCCCCGGCCCATCCCG
- a CDS encoding NAD(P)H-dependent oxidoreductase subunit E, with translation MARLTDANVALANQIISRYPRKRSALIPLLHLSQEQNGYVTEDAMVHIAELVDVTPAQVYGTATFYEMFKFHPVGRYVVNICGTMSCALLGAGELIDRAEETLGVRVGGTTDDGLITLEQAECQAACTEAPCLQVNYRFRYRVTPDELDQLIADLRAGTLADEIPPHGSLARVRQQIPADRWVRPVAPEDVDGEPLWMPAPEEASS, from the coding sequence ATGGCTCGTCTCACCGACGCCAACGTCGCGCTCGCCAACCAGATCATCTCCCGCTATCCGCGCAAGCGGTCGGCGCTCATCCCCCTGCTGCACCTGTCCCAGGAGCAGAACGGCTACGTCACCGAGGACGCCATGGTCCACATCGCCGAGCTGGTCGATGTCACCCCCGCCCAGGTCTATGGCACGGCCACCTTCTACGAGATGTTCAAGTTCCATCCGGTGGGGCGCTACGTGGTCAACATCTGCGGCACGATGTCGTGCGCGCTGCTCGGAGCGGGCGAACTGATCGACCGGGCCGAGGAGACCCTCGGCGTCCGGGTCGGCGGCACCACCGACGACGGCCTGATCACCCTCGAACAGGCCGAGTGCCAGGCCGCCTGCACCGAAGCTCCCTGCCTGCAGGTCAACTACCGGTTCCGCTACCGGGTCACCCCCGACGAGCTCGACCAGCTCATCGCCGACCTGCGAGCCGGAACCCTCGCCGACGAGATCCCGCCCCACGGCAGCCTCGCCCGGGTCCGCCAGCAGATCCCCGCCGACCGGTGGGTGCGCCCCGTCGCCCCCGAAGACGTCGACGGTGAACCGCTGTGGATGCCCGCCCCCGAGGAGGCATCCTCATGA
- a CDS encoding NADH-quinone oxidoreductase subunit D, with the protein MTTTEPTPDTSETAPDPAADQVEARVASRARAISRMWDQGAYLRMSEAEARAFEDAGGSGEDTMILNMGPQHPSTHGVLRLMVELQGETVLRTKPVIGYLHTGMEKTGEDLTYLQGPTNTTRMDYASPLFNELVFSLATEKLLGIEVPERATWIRMLMCELNRVSSHLLFMATNGMDLGAVSMMLYGWREREEVLRFFEKVTGLRMNHNYIRPGGVAADLPDGWRDDVLRLLDMIPPRLDEYDVLLTGQPIWRNRLQGVGVITSDEALALGTTGPLLRSTGYAWDLRRDEPYLAYDQVDFDVIVGTYGDCFDRYAIRLHEIRESLRIVAQILEAMPTGDYRVQDKKVTPPPRARIDESMEALIHHFKIFTEGFKVPEGEVYAAVESPRGELGCYIVSDGSAQPMRMHIRGPSFVNLQTLPHLMQGGLIADAVANISSVDPILGEVDR; encoded by the coding sequence ATGACCACCACCGAACCCACCCCAGACACCTCCGAGACCGCGCCAGACCCCGCCGCCGACCAGGTCGAGGCCAGGGTCGCGTCACGCGCCCGCGCCATCTCACGCATGTGGGACCAAGGCGCCTACCTGCGCATGTCCGAGGCCGAGGCCCGCGCCTTCGAGGACGCCGGCGGCTCGGGCGAGGACACCATGATCCTCAACATGGGTCCCCAGCACCCCAGCACCCACGGCGTGCTGCGGCTCATGGTCGAGCTCCAAGGCGAGACGGTGCTGCGCACCAAGCCGGTCATCGGCTACCTGCACACCGGCATGGAGAAGACCGGCGAGGACCTCACCTACCTGCAGGGGCCCACCAACACCACCCGCATGGACTACGCCTCGCCGCTGTTCAACGAGCTGGTGTTCTCGCTCGCCACCGAGAAGCTGCTCGGCATCGAGGTCCCCGAGCGGGCCACCTGGATCCGCATGCTCATGTGTGAGCTCAACCGCGTGTCGTCGCACCTGCTGTTCATGGCCACCAACGGCATGGACCTCGGCGCGGTCTCGATGATGCTCTACGGGTGGCGCGAGCGCGAAGAGGTCCTGCGGTTCTTCGAGAAGGTCACCGGACTGCGGATGAACCACAACTACATCCGACCCGGCGGTGTCGCTGCCGATCTTCCCGATGGCTGGCGCGACGACGTCCTGCGTCTGCTCGACATGATCCCGCCCCGCCTCGACGAGTACGACGTGTTGCTCACCGGCCAGCCGATCTGGCGCAACCGCCTCCAGGGCGTCGGCGTGATCACCAGCGACGAGGCGCTCGCGCTCGGCACCACCGGACCGCTGCTGCGCTCCACCGGCTACGCCTGGGACCTGCGCCGCGACGAGCCGTACCTCGCCTACGACCAGGTCGACTTCGACGTCATCGTCGGCACCTACGGTGACTGCTTCGACCGTTATGCCATCCGCCTGCACGAGATCCGCGAATCGCTCCGCATCGTCGCCCAGATCCTCGAGGCGATGCCCACCGGCGACTACCGCGTGCAGGACAAGAAGGTCACCCCGCCGCCGCGGGCCCGCATCGACGAGTCGATGGAAGCGCTCATCCACCACTTCAAGATCTTCACCGAGGGCTTCAAGGTCCCCGAGGGCGAGGTCTATGCCGCCGTCGAATCGCCACGAGGCGAGCTCGGGTGCTACATCGTGTCCGATGGCTCGGCCCAACCCATGCGCATGCACATCAGAGGACCGTCGTTCGTGAACCTCCAGACCCTTCCCCACCTGATGCAGGGGGGCCTCATCGCCGACGCGGTGGCCAACATCTCCTCGGTCGACCCCATCCTCGGCGAGGTCGACCGCTGA
- a CDS encoding NADH-quinone oxidoreductase subunit C: MADDAPVDETDDARETEHEETETPQPEQLHGAAVTRPRGETVLHPSREQYLDLVRTLVDEGYLQCVDLTAADYLGHPGRADLPEGTEPERFEIVVGLINHFERQRVRIRVQVPADDPTIDSLFELHPGTEALEREVSDMFGITFDGHPDPSRILMPETWEGHPLRRDYDQGRIPVQFKGAPAQR; this comes from the coding sequence ATGGCCGACGATGCACCGGTCGACGAGACCGACGACGCTCGTGAAACCGAGCACGAGGAGACCGAGACCCCCCAGCCCGAACAGCTCCACGGGGCTGCGGTCACCCGCCCCCGCGGCGAGACGGTCCTGCACCCCTCCCGCGAGCAGTACCTCGACCTGGTCCGGACCCTGGTCGACGAGGGCTACCTGCAGTGCGTCGACCTCACCGCCGCCGACTACCTCGGCCATCCCGGCCGCGCCGATCTCCCCGAGGGCACCGAACCCGAACGGTTCGAGATCGTGGTCGGACTCATCAACCACTTCGAGCGCCAACGCGTCCGCATCCGGGTGCAGGTGCCCGCCGACGACCCCACGATCGACTCGCTCTTCGAGCTGCACCCGGGGACCGAGGCGCTCGAGCGCGAGGTCTCCGACATGTTCGGCATCACCTTCGACGGGCACCCCGATCCCTCCCGCATCCTGATGCCCGAGACCTGGGAAGGCCACCCCCTGCGCCGCGACTACGACCAGGGTCGCATCCCGGTCCAGTTCAAGGGCGCACCCGCGCAGCGCTGA
- a CDS encoding NADH-quinone oxidoreductase subunit B family protein, translated as MPKAGGFLTEGFGGLEHNFITGKLEDVVRWSRARSSWPAQFGLACCAIEMMATGGPHYDLARYGMEVFRASPRQADVMIVAGRVSQKMAPVLRQIYDQMMEPKWVISMGVCASSGGMFNNYAIVQGVDQVVPVDVYAPGCPPGPQTLMHAILTLHHNIETGELLRRRAGSGAGAEITVEQRDGQTTDSMVTVPIAPTEKV; from the coding sequence ATGCCCAAGGCGGGCGGCTTCCTCACCGAGGGCTTCGGTGGGCTCGAGCACAACTTCATCACCGGCAAGCTCGAAGACGTCGTGCGCTGGTCCCGCGCCCGCAGCTCGTGGCCCGCCCAGTTCGGCCTGGCCTGCTGCGCGATCGAGATGATGGCCACCGGGGGGCCGCACTACGACCTCGCCCGCTACGGCATGGAGGTCTTCCGGGCATCGCCACGGCAGGCCGACGTCATGATCGTCGCCGGCCGTGTGTCCCAGAAGATGGCCCCGGTGCTGCGCCAGATCTACGACCAGATGATGGAACCCAAGTGGGTCATCTCCATGGGGGTCTGCGCGTCGAGCGGCGGCATGTTCAACAACTACGCCATCGTCCAGGGTGTCGACCAGGTGGTGCCGGTCGACGTCTACGCACCCGGGTGTCCACCCGGCCCCCAGACCCTCATGCACGCCATCTTGACCCTGCACCACAACATCGAGACCGGCGAGCTGCTCCGCCGCCGGGCCGGCAGCGGAGCCGGCGCCGAGATCACCGTCGAACAGCGCGACGGCCAGACCACCGACTCGATGGTCACCGTCCCGATCGCCCCCACCGAGAAGGTCTGA
- the ndhC gene encoding NADH-quinone oxidoreductase subunit A has product MGQYLPLVVIAALAVLFGLINVAMSRLVNPPRPDSIKTSPYESGIVPQRDTPERFPVRFYLIAMIFVIFDIEIIFLYPFATMFRELGLFGLVAVAIFAFAVFESFVYLLSKGALDWGPSQRDRQSEVVDPGRTAGNTIRRVGLDGREQEVV; this is encoded by the coding sequence GTGGGGCAGTACCTCCCGCTCGTGGTCATCGCCGCGCTGGCGGTGTTGTTCGGTCTGATCAACGTCGCCATGTCGCGGCTGGTCAACCCGCCGCGTCCCGACTCGATCAAGACCTCCCCCTACGAGAGCGGGATCGTGCCCCAGCGCGACACCCCCGAGCGCTTCCCGGTGCGGTTCTACCTGATCGCCATGATCTTCGTGATCTTCGACATCGAGATCATCTTCTTGTACCCCTTCGCCACCATGTTCCGTGAGCTCGGTCTGTTCGGTCTGGTGGCCGTCGCCATCTTCGCCTTCGCCGTGTTCGAGTCGTTCGTCTACCTGTTGAGCAAGGGCGCGCTCGATTGGGGTCCGTCCCAGCGCGACCGCCAGAGCGAGGTCGTCGACCCGGGTCGCACCGCCGGCAACACGATCCGTAGGGTAGGACTCGACGGACGCGAGCAGGAGGTGGTCTGA
- a CDS encoding c-type cytochrome has product MIDPVAASLADLSVLASTQRTIGMVIVALLTIAGVAAFWFNTRKARPELGAELELAPNRKPYYDDAELEGRVLDRVLGLALVLIAIIAVGLPLYWLAEPGRQTGAEIAYEGDPDDPDDMGIFAGRGEGLFLQYGCGDCHGGVQGGFRDHILLDSAGDFVAQVPWKAPALDTVTLRYSREEIEYVLNYGRPGTPMQAFGAPGGGALTSQQIDNLIDYLYFVAVDEEEAKAAATAEIERSIDEGEFDSVGEAVFNLGLNSGFAGGAYSCGRCHTQGWAYGEPLEPGGGGTVGFSLRDGATLSRFPSEENHYEFVFSGSEDGVGYGVGGQGSGRMPGFGQMLTEEQIQAVIEYERGL; this is encoded by the coding sequence GTGATCGATCCCGTCGCGGCATCGTTGGCCGACCTATCGGTCCTGGCGAGCACCCAACGCACCATCGGCATGGTCATCGTCGCGCTCCTGACCATCGCCGGGGTGGCGGCGTTCTGGTTCAACACCCGCAAGGCTCGCCCCGAGCTCGGTGCCGAGCTCGAACTGGCACCCAACCGAAAGCCCTACTACGACGACGCCGAGCTCGAAGGCAGGGTCCTCGACCGCGTCCTCGGGCTGGCACTGGTCCTCATCGCCATCATCGCGGTCGGTCTGCCCCTGTACTGGCTGGCCGAGCCCGGTCGTCAGACCGGCGCCGAGATCGCCTACGAGGGCGACCCCGACGATCCCGACGACATGGGGATCTTCGCCGGTCGCGGCGAGGGGCTCTTCCTCCAGTACGGCTGCGGCGACTGCCACGGCGGTGTCCAGGGTGGGTTCCGTGATCACATCCTGTTGGACTCGGCCGGCGACTTCGTGGCCCAGGTCCCGTGGAAGGCACCGGCCCTCGACACCGTCACGCTGCGGTACAGCCGCGAAGAGATCGAGTACGTCCTCAACTACGGACGTCCGGGCACGCCCATGCAGGCGTTCGGCGCGCCGGGCGGTGGTGCGCTCACCAGCCAGCAGATCGACAACCTGATCGACTACCTCTACTTCGTCGCCGTCGACGAGGAGGAGGCGAAGGCCGCGGCCACCGCCGAGATCGAACGCTCGATCGACGAGGGCGAGTTCGACAGCGTCGGTGAGGCGGTGTTCAACCTGGGTCTCAACAGCGGCTTCGCCGGTGGCGCCTACAGCTGCGGCCGGTGCCACACCCAGGGCTGGGCCTACGGTGAGCCCCTCGAACCCGGAGGTGGCGGCACCGTCGGGTTCTCGCTGCGCGATGGAGCCACCCTGAGCCGGTTCCCCTCCGAGGAGAACCACTACGAGTTCGTGTTCTCCGGGTCAGAGGACGGCGTCGGCTACGGCGTCGGCGGCCAGGGGTCGGGCAGGATGCCCGGCTTCGGGCAGATGCTCACCGAAGAGCAGATCCAGGCCGTCATCGAGTACGAGCGGGGGCTGTAA
- a CDS encoding Rieske 2Fe-2S domain-containing protein, translated as MSPVIVIAIVALVVLAGVGVIASARRRDTDLAVGELSRETRARDRKKPAPLEDQTPEGGRSYEAAAKQEPSKEIEPAEPAAPVEWTPPDPELVGVSRRQFFNRSIVAFMGLGITGFGTAVVTFLWPGETEGFGASINLGNVDEVKQNVRDGSGFFYVPEGRMWVTEYPSEAVPQAEQVYSAPELAGMQAGLIALWQTCPHLGCRVPECVPSQWFECGCHGSQYNRVGEYKAGPAPRGMDRFVMEVDDRNNFIVDTGTIIPGPPKGTNTTGQEAEGPNCVSDAAGH; from the coding sequence ATGAGTCCCGTCATCGTCATCGCCATCGTTGCGCTGGTCGTGCTGGCCGGTGTCGGCGTCATCGCGTCGGCCCGCCGCCGCGACACCGACCTCGCCGTGGGCGAGCTGTCGCGCGAGACCCGTGCGCGAGACCGCAAGAAGCCGGCGCCGCTCGAGGACCAGACGCCCGAAGGCGGCCGCAGCTACGAGGCCGCGGCCAAGCAGGAGCCGTCGAAGGAGATCGAGCCGGCCGAGCCCGCCGCGCCGGTCGAGTGGACCCCGCCCGACCCCGAACTGGTCGGAGTCAGCCGCCGCCAGTTCTTCAACCGCAGCATCGTCGCCTTCATGGGGCTCGGCATCACCGGCTTCGGCACGGCGGTGGTCACCTTCCTCTGGCCGGGCGAGACCGAGGGCTTCGGCGCGTCGATCAACCTGGGCAACGTCGACGAGGTCAAGCAGAACGTCCGCGACGGCAGCGGCTTCTTCTACGTGCCCGAGGGTCGCATGTGGGTCACCGAGTACCCCTCCGAGGCCGTCCCCCAGGCTGAGCAGGTCTACAGCGCCCCCGAGCTGGCCGGGATGCAGGCGGGGCTCATCGCTCTGTGGCAGACCTGTCCCCACCTGGGGTGCCGAGTGCCCGAGTGCGTTCCCTCGCAGTGGTTCGAGTGCGGCTGCCACGGGTCGCAGTACAACCGGGTGGGCGAGTACAAGGCCGGTCCCGCCCCTCGGGGCATGGATCGCTTCGTCATGGAGGTCGACGACCGCAACAACTTCATCGTCGACACCGGAACCATCATCCCCGGTCCGCCCAAGGGAACCAACACCACCGGCCAGGAGGCCGAGGGTCCCAACTGCGTCTCCGATGCGGCGGGTCACTGA
- a CDS encoding menaquinol-cytochrome c reductase cytochrome b subunit — protein sequence MTEIPEHLRKRAEEARKKAEAKTAGGDAGGDQAAPAPAGGGEAAAPSEAESRIPAHLLERSKAAKERAGGGGAEAGAGAGTAVAAAPAGGGVATAPQPTATGPGGHTQRLLTVVKSGSIQDVRATPVDKVHTWPHLLAVEFVAALAVTAFLLIFSIFVNAPLLALANLNETPNPSKAPWYFLGLQELLTMFHPMVAGVTIPGIGIFMLILAPYIDQNSSSKPEDRKFAVSLFTMFLMFWAVLTIVSSFFRGPGYNFVFPWSEGLFFEL from the coding sequence ATGACCGAGATCCCAGAACATCTCCGCAAGCGGGCCGAGGAAGCCCGCAAGAAGGCCGAAGCCAAAACGGCCGGCGGCGACGCCGGTGGCGACCAGGCCGCGCCCGCGCCCGCCGGCGGTGGCGAGGCGGCTGCGCCCTCCGAGGCCGAGAGCCGCATCCCCGCCCACCTGCTCGAGCGGTCCAAGGCCGCCAAGGAGCGCGCCGGCGGTGGTGGCGCCGAGGCAGGCGCCGGTGCGGGCACCGCGGTGGCCGCCGCGCCCGCCGGTGGTGGTGTCGCCACCGCACCCCAACCCACCGCCACCGGTCCCGGGGGGCACACCCAGCGCCTGCTCACGGTGGTCAAGTCCGGGTCGATCCAAGACGTCAGGGCCACCCCGGTCGACAAGGTCCACACCTGGCCGCACCTGCTGGCGGTCGAGTTCGTCGCCGCGTTGGCCGTCACCGCGTTCTTGTTGATCTTCTCGATCTTCGTGAACGCCCCGCTGCTGGCCCTGGCCAACCTCAACGAGACGCCGAACCCGTCGAAGGCCCCGTGGTACTTCCTCGGCCTGCAGGAACTGCTCACCATGTTCCACCCGATGGTCGCAGGCGTGACCATCCCCGGCATCGGCATCTTCATGCTGATCCTCGCCCCCTACATCGACCAGAACTCGAGCTCCAAGCCCGAAGACCGCAAGTTCGCGGTCTCGCTGTTCACCATGTTCTTGATGTTCTGGGCGGTCCTCACCATCGTCAGCTCGTTCTTCCGGGGACCGGGCTACAACTTCGTGTTCCCGTGGTCCGAAGGGCTGTTCTTCGAGCTGTGA
- the extP gene encoding selenite/tellurite reduction operon b-type cytochrome ExtP, whose product MQDKLSDLGDRVQGSQAWNSIFRPGSIFRKGYSDSPRNRSYVIMNSVLYHLHPVKTKRHAVKVSYTLCLGGLSFFLFILLTVTGIFLMFFYRPTAAAAWDDMFALQTSITFGLLVRNMHRWGAHLMVLSVFLHMARVFYHGAYKPPREFNWVIGVILLTLTLLLSFTGYLLPWDQLSLWAVTVGTNMMGYTPVFGDQVRFVLLGGAEIGSDTLIRWYVLHVLMLPFVLVIFLAIHFWRVRKDGGISGPL is encoded by the coding sequence ATGCAGGACAAGTTGAGCGATCTGGGCGATCGGGTCCAGGGCTCACAAGCGTGGAACTCGATCTTCAGACCCGGATCGATCTTCCGGAAGGGCTATTCCGACAGCCCCCGGAACCGGTCCTACGTGATCATGAACAGCGTGCTGTACCACCTTCACCCGGTGAAGACGAAGCGCCACGCGGTGAAGGTCAGCTACACCCTGTGCCTGGGTGGGTTGAGCTTCTTCTTGTTCATCCTCCTCACGGTCACCGGCATCTTCTTGATGTTCTTCTACCGCCCCACCGCCGCCGCGGCCTGGGACGACATGTTCGCCCTGCAGACCTCGATCACCTTCGGGCTGCTGGTGCGCAACATGCACCGATGGGGGGCGCACCTCATGGTGCTGTCGGTGTTCTTGCACATGGCCCGGGTCTTCTACCACGGCGCCTACAAGCCGCCCCGCGAGTTCAACTGGGTGATCGGGGTCATCCTGCTCACCCTCACCCTGTTGCTGTCGTTCACCGGCTACCTGCTCCCCTGGGACCAGCTTTCACTGTGGGCGGTGACGGTGGGCACCAACATGATGGGCTACACACCCGTGTTCGGCGACCAGGTCCGGTTCGTGCTGCTCGGCGGAGCCGAGATCGGCAGCGACACCCTCATCCGGTGGTACGTGCTCCACGTGCTGATGTTGCCCTTCGTGCTGGTCATCTTCCTGGCCATCCACTTCTGGCGAGTTCGCAAGGACGGAGGCATCTCGGGCCCGCTGTAG
- a CDS encoding 4Fe-4S binding protein, with the protein MARTDANPPMPEFRDDYVLQEVDAAWLSAAVKPKQFIHIDQSECIMCEGCVDICPWKCIHMVQPEAIDEAIGTELPGTDPSDHVIFTIDDDVCTRCALCVDRCPTGVIILGRIGDPDPNGDAHQRTNTHGYGYGMRLG; encoded by the coding sequence ATGGCCCGCACCGATGCCAACCCCCCGATGCCCGAGTTCCGCGACGACTACGTCCTCCAGGAGGTCGACGCGGCCTGGCTCTCGGCTGCGGTCAAGCCCAAGCAGTTCATCCACATCGACCAGTCCGAGTGCATCATGTGCGAGGGCTGTGTCGACATCTGCCCGTGGAAGTGCATCCACATGGTGCAGCCCGAGGCCATCGACGAGGCCATCGGCACCGAGCTTCCCGGCACCGACCCGAGCGACCACGTCATCTTCACCATCGACGACGACGTCTGCACCCGCTGCGCGCTCTGCGTCGACCGGTGTCCCACCGGCGTGATCATCCTCGGACGTATTGGCGATCCAGATCCCAACGGCGACGCCCACCAGCGCACCAACACCCACGGCTACGGCTACGGGATGAGGCTCGGCTGA
- a CDS encoding cytochrome c, which translates to MTEIPEHLLQRSRERRAALGLGGGDAGEAPASPASESSGTEVSPAAQPATPAPAAPAEPEPKEPEPVPPYVEASLRRPRIPIWAVPVLAGLIFWAPIYVGTLSAPEAAGPVQAGGEVYAVNCSACHGAAGGGGVGRQLSGGEVLATFPDWQSHADYVLQGSDAFQGEVIGDPDREGGAHVAGEFGIMPGWADTLSDVELLEVVLYERVTHGGADEASDDIVELTEALEAVEGGEALDLAAGEG; encoded by the coding sequence TTGACCGAGATCCCCGAGCACCTGCTTCAGCGCTCCCGTGAACGTCGGGCCGCGCTCGGCCTTGGCGGCGGTGACGCCGGCGAGGCCCCGGCATCGCCGGCGTCGGAGTCCTCCGGGACCGAGGTCAGCCCGGCTGCCCAACCGGCGACCCCCGCGCCGGCCGCACCGGCCGAGCCCGAGCCCAAGGAGCCCGAACCGGTCCCCCCCTACGTCGAAGCCTCGCTGCGGCGCCCCCGCATCCCCATCTGGGCGGTACCGGTGCTGGCCGGGCTCATCTTCTGGGCGCCCATCTACGTCGGGACCCTCTCTGCCCCTGAGGCGGCAGGCCCCGTCCAGGCCGGCGGCGAGGTCTACGCGGTGAACTGCTCGGCGTGCCACGGCGCCGCCGGCGGCGGTGGCGTCGGCCGCCAGCTCAGCGGAGGCGAGGTGCTGGCCACGTTCCCCGACTGGCAGAGCCACGCCGACTACGTCCTGCAGGGCTCCGATGCCTTCCAGGGCGAGGTGATCGGTGACCCCGACCGCGAGGGCGGCGCCCACGTCGCCGGCGAGTTCGGCATCATGCCCGGCTGGGCCGACACCCTCAGCGACGTCGAGCTGCTCGAGGTGGTCCTCTACGAGCGGGTCACCCACGGAGGTGCCGACGAGGCCAGCGACGACATCGTCGAGCTGACCGAGGCCCTCGAAGCGGTCGAAGGCGGCGAAGCGCTCGATCTCGCCGCCGGCGAAGGCTGA